DNA sequence from the Geobacter sp. AOG2 genome:
CAGAGGATTCTCCGACGAAATCGCCGATTCCATGGAGTCGTTGATCAAAAAGCTGCTGGCCGAGAAATAGGCAGCTCTTCGCCCTTGCCGTCATCCGGGGGGTAAAAGACCTCCATCAGGCAGAGTCCACAGGCCGGCGCCGTAACGCCGGCCTTTTTTCTGTCCCGGTTCTGCAGCAGCCATGCGATATGATCCGGCGCAAAACGCCCTTTCCCCACGTCAACCACGGTTCCCACCATGATCCTGATCATGTTTTTCAGGAATCCTTCACCGACCACGTCAATGAAGATGAAGTCGTCTTCCCGGCTCATGGCAACGGAGTCGATCCTCCGCACCGTTGTCCGGGATACGCAATTGGAAGCCCGGAACGCCGCAAAGTCATGCCGTCCCGTGAATGCGGACAGGGCCGCCTCCATGGCGGCCAGGTCGAGCTGGTCCTTAACGTGCCAGGCGTGGAAACGGTGCAGCGGCGAACGCACCGGGGAGACGCGGATGGTGTAGCGGTAGTGTTTGGCCAGGGCATCTTTGATCGGCTTGAAACCGGCCCGGACCTCTACGGCGTCGATGATGGCGATGTCGTCCGGCAGAAACCGGTTGGTGCCCTCGACGAATGCGCGCAGGGGCAGGTCCCGGTGCGTCGCAAAGGCGGCCGCCATGCCGCGGGCATGCACGCCGGCGTCGGTCCGCCCCGACGAACGCAGCCGCACCGCCTCTCCAAGCAGGCGCTCCAGGGCCTCCTCGATGACCTGCTGGACCGCCAGGCCGTTGGGCTGTATCTGCCAGCCGGAATAACGGGTGCCGTCGTACTCTATGGTCAGCTTGATGGTCCGCATGTCAGCAGGTGCCGGCAGGTGTGCGTGACAATGCCGCAAGCGCCGCAAGCTCGGCCTCGTCGAAACGGTACCCCTTCCGGCAGAACTCGCAGGTCACGTCGGCTCCGCGCTCCTTCTCACGCATGTCGTCGATTTCATCCGGCCCCAGGGTCAAAAGGGCGCGCTCGACCTTGTCCCTGCTGCAGCCGCACCGGAAGAACACCTCGCGGGTCTCCAGCAGGTTGTAGGCGATGCCCTCGAACAGGCGGCTCATGATCGCCTCGCCTCCCCCCTCCTGCAAAAGCCCGGAAAGCGGCGGCAGCTCCGCGATCCTCCGCATCATTTCATCGATCTCGGCGGTATCGGCCTTGGGCAGCGCCTGCACCAGGAAACCGCCGCACAGGGAGATGCCGCCCCCTTCATCCAGCGAGGCGCTGAGGCCGACCGCCGACGGGACCTGTTCGGAGTCGGTCAGGTAGTAGGCCAGGTCGTCGCCGATCTCGCTGGTGCGCAGTTGCACCATGCCCTGGTACGGCTCGCCCCCCATTCCCAGATCCTTTGAGACCGTGAGAAACCCCGCATGACCCAACACCCCCGGGACATTCCATTTTCCGCCCAGCGGTTCGGCCTCGGCGGCGGGGTCGCCGACGCATCCCCGTACCGCTCCGTCCCAATCCGCCTCGATGATCATCTTGCGCATGGGGCCGTTGCCTTCGAACTTGAGGGCCGTTCTCTGGCCCGGCTTGAGCAGGGCGCCCAACAGTGCGCCGCCGGCCAGCCCGCGGCCCAGGGCCACGCTCGCCGTGGCTGAAGCCTGCTGCAACGAGCATATTTCGCGGGCGAGACCGCCGACGCTGGCGGCCAGTACGCGTATTCCGCCCGAGGCGCTCAGGGCGCGGATGATGGTATCTGCCATGGTATAGCTCTCCTTTTCGATCTCTTCCAAGGGTACAAGTTCCCGCCAGTGGCGGCAACCCTATTTTATGAGAACCCCTCCTCGCCTGACCGCTGCCCGGGGGTGCAATCATTTCGTGCCCAGCTTGCGTTCGAGCCGCTCCATGACCTCTTTTACCGTGCCGGGGATATCGTCTCCATGCACGGTAAAAAAGAAATACCGGCCGGCGTGGTTGGACCAGTCCAGGTCTTCCACCGGGAGCGGTTCCAAGAGGGACGCCATCTGCTCATAGGATATGAACGGGTCGCCATCGGGCCACTTCCGGTCCAGCTTTGCCTGTTGGGCATCCGTCAGGGGTATCCTGTAGGTTATGGAATAGACCTCGGCCTTCATGACCTCGCAGCCCCTCCTTTAAGAGGTTGTTGAAAAACAGTCATCTTAGCGCCTATCGGCGTCCCGCAAGACGGGATGACTACGCTATGGCTCCGTCACCGATAATTATGCTCACGCATAATTATACGCCGCACGAAAGGGCCTTCTGCGGATGCGACGATCTGACTATTTTTGAACAACCTGCGCTTTTCGACAGCCTGTTAAGCGTCGCTGCGTCTTGCCCGGATGATCAGGGCCGCACATCGACCGCAACGCCCGCGAAGGGAGCGGTAGTGGTTCCTTTTCGCCGGTTTGCCCCATCGGCAAAAACCAGGTAACTGTATTTCCCGTAGTGGGTGATCTTGGGCGCGTACTGCGCGGCCGCCGTTTCGGACAACGGCTGGAAAAGCGCCGCAACCCGTCCGGAGGCGGAGCCCCGCTGCATCACCAGCATGAGCAGGCCGTCGTTGGCGGAATACGTCGCCCCGCCAACGGCGAACGCGGTGGCGGCGCTGTCGATCCCCTCGGGAAGCGGAGGCAGGCGCGAACGATCGCGCGGCACTCCGCAGAAAACAAGGTCGTTTCGGGCTGCTTCTTTCTCCTCCAGTTGGGCCTCGTTTATGATCCTCGCCCCCCCTTGGGAAAGAGACGCCAGGAAATCCTTGAAGGTCTCGCTGCGCGCGCGGCAGTTTTCCGTCATGACGCCTATGAGCTGCGACGAGCCCTTGATGCTGTTGACGGTCGCGGGGATCTCGCCGGGGGCAAGGATGCGGAAGATACCGGCTTCCGGGTCCAAAAGCAACCGTTTCGGGGCATCGGTGCTCGAAATGGTAAACCGGGTCCGCTCGTGGAGGACCGGCACCACCTCCCCGCTCCGGGCGCCCGCCGTCTCCAGGCGAAGCGGTACGCCCAACCGGAAGAGCGGCGGGGTCTGCACGATCATGCCGGAAACGGTCCACCCCCCGGCGTCGCGACGGGTGGTCACCTCCGCCAGGGAGAGGCGCGGACCGCCGGGCCGGGCAAGCCACTGCTCCATGAAGGCGGAGAGGTCCCGTCCGGCACTCTTGGAGAAGGCGCGGACAAGGTCGCTCCAGGAGGCCGACCGGTAGAGACGGTCGCGGCAGACCTGCCGCAGCGCGGCAAAGAAGGCGTGATCGCCGATCATGGAGCGGACCATGTGGAACACCATGGCCCCCTTGCCGTAGCCTATGGCCCGGGAGGCCGGGTCGCTGCGGCTTGCGAAGGCGCTCAGCGGAAAATCGCTTGCCGGCGTCACGAGGGACGCGTAGTCGATGAGGAGTTGCCGGCGGTACTCCTCGGCCGCGGAGCGCCGTTCCTTCAGGAGGTAATCGGCCAGATAGGTGACCAGTCCCTCGCACCAATTCCCCTCGCGCTGATCCACGTCTACCCCGTTGCCCCACCAGGAATGGGCGATCTCGTGGGGGAGGCTGGTGTCGATGATGAAGGGAAGCCGGATCACCGACCCGCCGAGCAGGGTGAAGGAAGGCAAACCGTAACCGGTGGGAAAAAAATTCTCGACCACGGCGAACTTTTCGAACGGATAGGGCCCGAAGAGATCGCGGTAAAATTTCAGGTACCTGGCGACGGCATCCAGATAGCGGGGCGCCATGGGGGCGTTGTCCCGGTAGAAGTACGTGTAGATATCGATACCTTCCACGCTCCCCTGCTCGACCCGGTAGGGGCCTGCGCACAGGGTGAGCACGCCTATGGGCCGCGCCTCTTCCCACCGGGAGCGGGTGACGGCTCCGGTCGTCTCCCGGAGGGTCCTTTTCCCGGCTGTCACGGCCTCGATGCCGGCGGGGGCCGAGATACTGACGGAGCGGTGCTTCGGGACCTGCGACGGGACCGGGTACCAGAAGGCGCCACCCCCCAGAAAGGTTCCTTCCCGCGTAATGGCGCCATTCACCCCGTAGCTTGGGTCCTCACCGGCGGCAGGCGCGTGCGAGACTTGATCGTTGAAGGTGGCGCGGTAGGAAACGGTGACCGGGAGGGCCTTCTCCCCGGCGGGCAGATCGAGGGAGAGGATGCCGCCGGTAAAGGAAAAGGCGCTCCTGCTGCCGGCTATCGTGACGGACTCTATCCGTGACGTCCCGGAGAGCCTGAGCGCTACGCTCCCGGTGCCGGCGGCAAAGGTGACCGTACTCTCGCCCACCAGGGAATGGCTCTCGGGCTGGAGGGTCACGGCGATGTCCTGCCGCTCCACCACCGGTCCGGTCCCGTCCGCCCAAGCCACACCGGCCAGGAAGAATACCGCAAAAGCCGCTGCCGCCCGCACCCCCGCATACCTCATCATCCCGCACCTCCCGCCCCAATACCGACATGCCGTCCTGAAAAATATACACCCCCCTGAGGTGGATAAAAACAGGAAAAACGCCGCCGACAGGGGCGCCGGCATCGTTTTGGGCCTGCCCGGGTGTATATGGCTCCCATACATCTGCGGGGGAGCGACGGCCCCACATCCCGGGCAGCAGGTTCTTATCATCAATTTAATCTAATTATATCGAGATGTTAAGCATAACAGTCGAGATAGCCCGCCGTTATGGCACGCTCGATGCTATTACTTGGTCAAGAGCCTAACGGATCACCAAATAAAAGGAGGACGTCATGAAAGCACTCGCCACCATCATCGGAACCATCGCCCCCGCAACCGCATTCGCAGCCTCCACACCGCGCGTCGACGACAGCGGGCTCTTCTCCTGGATCTTCCTCGGCTTCTGCGCACTGATAATCCTCGCACAAGCCATGCCGGCCCTCCTGCTCATGTTCGGAATGGCGAAAGGGATGACGGGAGTCGTGAAGGACGAATTGAAGGCAC
Encoded proteins:
- the hslO gene encoding Hsp33 family molecular chaperone HslO; its protein translation is MADTIIRALSASGGIRVLAASVGGLAREICSLQQASATASVALGRGLAGGALLGALLKPGQRTALKFEGNGPMRKMIIEADWDGAVRGCVGDPAAEAEPLGGKWNVPGVLGHAGFLTVSKDLGMGGEPYQGMVQLRTSEIGDDLAYYLTDSEQVPSAVGLSASLDEGGGISLCGGFLVQALPKADTAEIDEMMRRIAELPPLSGLLQEGGGEAIMSRLFEGIAYNLLETREVFFRCGCSRDKVERALLTLGPDEIDDMREKERGADVTCEFCRKGYRFDEAELAALAALSRTPAGTC
- the truA gene encoding tRNA pseudouridine(38-40) synthase TruA, encoding MRTIKLTIEYDGTRYSGWQIQPNGLAVQQVIEEALERLLGEAVRLRSSGRTDAGVHARGMAAAFATHRDLPLRAFVEGTNRFLPDDIAIIDAVEVRAGFKPIKDALAKHYRYTIRVSPVRSPLHRFHAWHVKDQLDLAAMEAALSAFTGRHDFAAFRASNCVSRTTVRRIDSVAMSREDDFIFIDVVGEGFLKNMIRIMVGTVVDVGKGRFAPDHIAWLLQNRDRKKAGVTAPACGLCLMEVFYPPDDGKGEELPISRPAAF
- a CDS encoding M1 family metallopeptidase, translating into MMRYAGVRAAAAFAVFFLAGVAWADGTGPVVERQDIAVTLQPESHSLVGESTVTFAAGTGSVALRLSGTSRIESVTIAGSRSAFSFTGGILSLDLPAGEKALPVTVSYRATFNDQVSHAPAAGEDPSYGVNGAITREGTFLGGGAFWYPVPSQVPKHRSVSISAPAGIEAVTAGKRTLRETTGAVTRSRWEEARPIGVLTLCAGPYRVEQGSVEGIDIYTYFYRDNAPMAPRYLDAVARYLKFYRDLFGPYPFEKFAVVENFFPTGYGLPSFTLLGGSVIRLPFIIDTSLPHEIAHSWWGNGVDVDQREGNWCEGLVTYLADYLLKERRSAAEEYRRQLLIDYASLVTPASDFPLSAFASRSDPASRAIGYGKGAMVFHMVRSMIGDHAFFAALRQVCRDRLYRSASWSDLVRAFSKSAGRDLSAFMEQWLARPGGPRLSLAEVTTRRDAGGWTVSGMIVQTPPLFRLGVPLRLETAGARSGEVVPVLHERTRFTISSTDAPKRLLLDPEAGIFRILAPGEIPATVNSIKGSSQLIGVMTENCRARSETFKDFLASLSQGGARIINEAQLEEKEAARNDLVFCGVPRDRSRLPPLPEGIDSAATAFAVGGATYSANDGLLMLVMQRGSASGRVAALFQPLSETAAAQYAPKITHYGKYSYLVFADGANRRKGTTTAPFAGVAVDVRP